ATGGTGGAATTCACCCAGGGCCATGAAAACCATTTTCAAAAGAACATTCATGAAAGAGGGAATTCACCAACGGTAATGAAAACCATTTTCAACAAAAAGAGCTTGTATCAGCATCCTGATACAAGCTCTTTTTGTTGCTGAAACTAATTTTAATTTCTATAGCTAAGCGGAATAAACACATTCCACTTTTCCAGTACTTTTCCGTCTTCAAGTATTTCGAAATTGAACCAGCCGGCATGGAGGAAGATAGCTTTTTCCAGGATGAGGAAAGGCTCTTTTACTTCCCTGATGTCGAACAGGAAGGATCCATCCGGTTCAAAAAACTTAATGATATACTTTTTATTTGGTGCATCCGGCAGTTTGATATTCACATTGCCATCTGCAGTGGTATAAATGTAATTGGAAGGATGCCATACGATCTTCTCTTCTTTTGGTGCTTCCTTTTCCTTCTCTTTTTCAGGCACTTTCCCCTTGTCCGTGACTACCGTAGGCGGTGCGGTGGTAGTTGTTACACCAGCAGCCTTTGCAGCTGCAATAGCGGCCTTCACATCGGCAGCAGTGAGTTTCTCCCTGTCGTTGATGGTGGAGTCCGGTATAGCCAAAACTACTTTGGTAAAGAAATAACGGCCGTTGTTAAAGATGATACACATACGGTAATAGTTGGAGCCGGGTAATGGCTTCCCATCATCGTATGCACACCTGATCTCTCCAGGATTGCTGATATAACCAATCGTATTAAAGTTCAGGACGCTATCCAGCGAGCGCTGAACGCCGATCGATTTTACGTCTCTGAAACCCGATATGAATTCAAGACGGATCTTTCCTGTTTGAATCAGGGCCGAAAACGCCGGAAATACCGGTGGATTTTTTTGTTGAGCCCTTACTGAAAATACTAATGCTAATAGTGCTGATACTGTGACGATAAAAATTCGCGACAACTGCTTCATAAATTCCTGATTCCTGTAACTACAATTAGCTTCAAATATAGTAAACGCCCCTTTAAATATTCGTTAATATAGTAATATACCGGGCGGAAGCTGACAAATATTTTTCCTTAATAGCTTAATTCTCCTGGTTTGAGTGAAAGATTCCCCTGTAATCCTCCTGAATGGATCAGTAAAACCCGGCTTCCCGGCGGGAATACACCAGATTCCAGGTCCTTTTTAAATCCCTGTACCAGCTTGCCTGTATACACGATATCCAGGGGGATCTGCGTCTCCTCGTAGAACTGATTCATGAAGGCGATCAATTCCGGTTTCACCTTTGCATAACCACCGCCATGGTGCTCATGAACGAGTTCCCATTGTGGGGATTGATCTCTTAACAAAAGGCTGCGCACTTCATGTTCCAGGTAGGATGCCCCTTTTAAAACCACATACCCTTTCAGCTGCTGCTGTGGCTGCGCACTATTAATCAATCCAGCCAGCGTAGTGCCGGTTCCTACCGCACATAGAATGTGTGTAAAAGCCGAACAATCTTTAAGAGGCAGGATCTCTTCACATCCCTTTGCACCTGCTGCATTATGCCCTCCTTCAGGAACGATATACGCATTTGGAAACAGGCTCGTCCAGTCTGTAGTTTCCTTATCCCTGTAAGCCTCTCTCGTTACAAAATGCAGCCGCATACCCTGCTGCTGTGCCAGCTGTAGTGTATGGCTTAATTCCGGCGCAGCAGCTCCTCTTACTACCGCTGTACAACGTATTCCCAATAACTGGCAAGCCGCAGCTGTGGCTGCCAGGTGGTTGGAATATGCGCCTCCAAAGGTGACGATATGCTCCCTGCCCTGTGCTTTGGCGGCCGCAACATTACATTGCAGCTTGAACCATTTATTGCCGGATACAGCGCCATGTAAAAGGTCTAAACGCAACATGGCTGCCTGTATTGTACCGGGCAGCCATGTTGGAGAGATATATTGTAACCGGATATTGTTATAATCAAACATCAATTGAACAGGCTATTGCGCAAAATTAATGCTTGTCCGCCTTTTGACAACAATACATTTATCCATCCAATTTCGCCGGTGTTGAAATATTGTATTTTAATTTTGTGGTAGCCCTTTTTCAGCCCGATCACGCCTACTTTTTCTGTTGTACTATGTATGCCATCATTATCTGCTACTACTTCATCATCGATGTATAATACAGCACCATCGTCAGAGAGCAGGTTGAAGGTATACATGCCATCTGCATCTACTTTTACATAGCCTGTATAAGTGATACCAAAGTCTTTCTTTGAAGCAAGGAAAGGACGTACATCCAGCCAGGCCACTGTACCTGAACTATCACCTTTTTCCGGCAGTTCTTTGGCTGTTTTAGGTAGGTTCTTATACACGGCAGAGAAACGTAATCCATTGTTCGCAGGTTTTACACTTACTGCTTCCCTGTATGGTTTACGGGTATATGTAGTGCTGTATACATTACTCTTACGGCCGCCGGGCGTCACTTCTATATATTGTAACACCACTGTTCCATTGTCCGGAATATTGATAGTGAATGGCTGCGTATATTGTTTACTGTTAGTATCCGGTCCCCTGCCATCGATGGTGTAATAAATGGCAGCACCTTTTACCCCCGGCGTGAGTGTGACGCTTGTGCTGGCAGTTGCGATCAGGGTATCTTTTAATTGTGCAGGTTCCGGTATTCTGAAGTGCACCCCTTGTTTATCGATCGCTGCTAATGCAGTGGGTGCTTTCTTCTGGAAGCGGCTCCAGCTGCGCTTTGCAACAGGAGACCAGGCGATCTCTGACAAAGCCAGTGCCCGCGGCCATGCCATGTAATCTACATAAGTCTGATCAGGCATATATTCTGTCCAGATATTCGCCTGTACACCTTTGATGTATTGTTGCTCTTCCGCATTCAGGGAAGGTGGTAAGGGCTCGTAATTATACACGGTATTCAGTGAAAGATAATTACCGATTCTACCAGGTTCGGTAGCTTGCGGGCTTTGGTAATAATCGAGGTAGAGATAAGTATTAGGAGACATGATCACATCATGTTTTTCCTTTGCAGCAGCAATACCACCTGCTTCCCCGCGCCAGCTCATCACGGTTGCATTAGGTGCCAGGCCACCTTCCAGGATCTCATCCCAGCCAATGATGCTGCGGCCTTTGCTGTTCACAAACTTTTCCACACGCTGTATGAAATAACTCTGCAAAGCATGTTCATCTTTCAGCCCCAGTTGCTGCATCAGTGCCTGTACCTGTGGTGATTCTTTCCAGCGATCTTTCGGGCACTCGTCGCCGCCTATGTGGATATACCTGCCCGGGAAGAGTTCCATTACTTCAGTAAGTACATCCTGGAGAAAAGTAAATACAGAATCATTGGCAGGATTCAGTACTTCTTTTGAGATCCCAAAGGTGGTCATTGTTTCGTATTGTTTGCCATAACCAAAGCTGGGAAATGCCGCCAGTACTGCCTGTGAGTGACCTGGCATTTCTATTTCAGGAATGATGGTGATATGTCTTTCAGCAGCGTATTTTACGATATCCCTGATTTCATTTTGTGTATAATATCCTCCGTATGGTTTACCATCATAAGTATTGCTGCGGGCAGCATGGCCTACTACGGTTTCTTTACGCTGGGAGGAGATCTTTGTGAGCTGCGGATATTTTTTGATTTCTATACGCCAGCCCTGATCTTCTGTGAGGTGCCAGTGGAAGCGGTTAAATTTATACTGCGCCATCACATCGATGAACTTTTTTACATAATCAGGAGGATAGAAATGGCGGGCTACATCCAGCATTAACCCGCGATAAGCAAAGCGGGGGGCGTCGGATATTTCCACACCAGGTATATGGATGGCGGCATTTTTTTCTGCCGGCAGTAATTGCTGCAAAGTTTGTAAGCCGTAGAAGAGGCCTGCTGCATCACCTTTCAGCGCAATGGTACCATTGTTTACAAACAATGTATATGCCTCTGGTGCACCGCCCGTTTCCCTGATATCTATCACGGCGGTGGATTTTACCTTAGGCACAGGCTTGTCTGAAGTTTCTACCCTGAACCCATATACGCTTTGCAGAAATGCATTGAGTAAACCGGCCGTGGTTTTAGCTGCAGCACCTTCATAATGAATGAGGGCATTTTCATTCAGCACAAAACTACCCGGCACACTTTGCAGTGACTTTGGTTCCGGGATGATCATGATGTCAGCTGTTTTCTTCTGAGCGGTGCCATAGAGGCACAGCAGGGCTGATAGAGTTGACAGGATTAGTTTTTTCATACAATGTTATGTTTACATTCCGGATCTCTTTTAAAGCAAGAAGGACTTGTATTGAGCTTCTCTTTTTAAAAGAAATGCAGAAAGGGTGATGGCCGGATAATTTAATCAATATTAGTCAGAAACCCATCTTTGCCCCTGGATACCTTTACGGGCTTGTTCAGTTGCAGGGCTCATATGGTCTTATATGATCATGGATATTTCCAGGTACGTTAATATACACAAGACCGGGCATACTACTCCAGGAAATCCATATTTAATACCTTCTTTGTGCAGGGTGGTATCGCAGGTCATGAGTACATTTCCTTTGGCAGGTGTACTGTTCACCGCATCCGGCATGCTTATTTTGCTGTTACCCCATCATGATGTTAGGTGCTGGTTAAGGCCTAAGGAGCACCTGGTTCTCCTGGATCATAGGCGATGGCAGTAAAGCCTTTCAGCTGTGCATATCATCCTGGTATGCTATTACTTTATTAAGGAATAGACCTGGATTCGTCAATCCCCATTTAAGGAATATATACCCTGGTAAATAAGGATCCCGGGCTTCGCATCGACGAGCCATTGCATCTTTTGAGAGACGTTTGTGGGTGGAAATGTTGTAGTGCAAAGGCATAGACACACGGCGCAAATGCAATAGCAGCCTGCATGAAGAGTCGTTCCGCCGGCGAATTAAAATTGATAATAAAAATGTAATAGCCCGGGTTGGTATAAAGTTTGCTGTTCCTTTATCACCTACGGGCTTATATTACAGGTAACTCTAATGGCTAGAGCTACGAAAGTTAAGACACATACTTTATTGAAAAAGAAAACGTGAAAATAGTTTTAATCAGTAAATTTAGTCCCTGGAATTTCGCCAATACACATAAAAAATTATTAAAAACAATCTAGTAAAGATGAAACCCACTTTGTTGATTCTGGCAGCCGGTATGGCGAGCCGTTATGGTAGTTTAAAACAAATACAGCAGTTTGGCCCTAGCGGTGAGACTATTATCGACTACTCTATCTACGACGCGATCAGAGCAGGTTTCGGTAAGATTGTGTTTATTATCCGCAAGGATTTTGAAGCGGAATTCAGGGAGATTTTTGAACCGAAACTGAAAGGACGCGTAGAAACTGATTATGTATATCAGGAGATGGACGCTTTCCTGGGTGGGTATCCTGTACCAGCGGATCGTACTAAGCCGTGGGGTACTGCACATGCAGTGTTGTGTGCTAAAAATGCAATCAGCGAACCATTTGCAGTGATCAACGCGGATGACTTTTATGGCAAAGATTCGTTCGCGAAAATGGCGAAGTTCCTGGAAAATTCCTGCAAACCCGATGTATACAGTGTAGTGGGTTATCAGCTGAGCAAGACCATTTCTGAGCATGGTTCCGTATCCCGTGGGGTATGCGCTGCCGATGGTAATGGTAACCTGGCTGAGATCAACGAGCGTACCAAGGTATATAAAGATGGTGACAGGATCGTGTATGAGAATGCTGATGGCAGCAAGCACGAACTGGCGCCTGAAACACCGGTATCCATGAACTTCTGGGGTTTCCACCAGAATGTATTCGATATGAGCCAGGAACTGTTTAAGGAATTCCTGGAGAAAGACGGGGATAAGCCTAAGTCTGAGTTCTTCATTCCAATTGTGGTGGACAACTTTATCCGGAAGAAACTGGGTGTCGTAAATGTACTGCCTACCGCTGCACAGTGGTTCGGTGTTACTTACAAGGAAGATGCTCCAGGCGTTCAGGCAAGTTTGTCAGCACTCGTGGAGTCAGGAGAATATCCTACCAGCTTATGGAAATAAACAACCAGGGGTGTGTATTAACGTAAGTCGTTATACAATAATTCTGCTGGTTTTATAAAAAAAGTATAAAGAAAAGGGCTTAAATTTCAATATTTTCAAAAAGGGAAGATTTGTTTGCGAAATCACTAAATTTTTTGATTGTATTGTTTTTTATTTCAATCACCGATATTTTTGTACAGTTAAACAACAAAGCAATCCTCCCATGTGGGTAAATAAAGACAATAACAAGATCAATCACATCGTAGCTCAGCTCAACTGGGCTATTACGCTCATCGTGATCGTCGTTGTCATTATTAGCCACCAATATGGAGGATAGGTAATTGTGTACAACCAAATCAAAATATACAGCCTTCCTCCACCCGAGGGAGGCTTTTTTTTGCGCCTGTTATTCACTAGATTTCTAATATCTGAATTATATGTATAGCTATTACAACGAGAACACCATCATTTACGTTGACGGGGAGTATGTTAAAGCCAGTGAGGCCAAAATCGACCTGTATGGTCAGTCATTACATTATGGATACGCCGTATTCGAAGGTATCAGAGCTTATAAAACTGCTGCAGGAGAAGTAAAGATCTTCAAGGCAGAGGAGCACTTCGATCGTTTCCGTCGCTCGTGTGAGTTAATTCACATGCCTTACAACTATTCCAACGAGGAGTTGATCGCCGCTTGTTACAAGGTGCTGGAGCTGAACAACATGGAGGAAGCTTACATTCGTCCGCTCGCTTATTGCCCGCCAAACATGACCCTGAAAGCTGCATCCGAAATGAACGTGATGATCTGCGCATGGGAATGGGGTGCTTACCTGGGTGAAAAGCTGCTGAAGGTGATGACCTCTTCTTATCAGCGTCCAAATCCGAAGGCATTTAAGATCGAATCCAAATCAGCTGGTTTGTACATCAACTCCATCCTGGCTTCTCAGGAAGCTAAGTCACTGGGCTATGACGAGGCGCTGCTGCTGGATCTGGAAGGCTATGTAGCTGAAGGTCCGGGCGCTAATATCTTCTTCGAAAAAGATGGTAAGATCGTAACCCCACCTCCGGGTGCTATTCTGCCTGGTATTACCCGTGCTACAGTGATTGAACTGTGCCAGGAGCTGAATATTCCATTAGAACAAAGACTGTTCACTACTGAGGAGCTGAAAACTGCTGATTGCGCATTCTTCTGCGGTACAGCTGCTGAGGTGATCGGTATTGAGTCTCTGGATGGCCAGACCTTTGCTAAACCATGGGCTACATCTCTGGGTAAATTGCTGCAACAGGCTTATAAGGCAAGAGTACTGGAGAAGGAATTTGATCGTTCTTCAGTGAAGGTAGCGTAAGGGATAAAGGTGTTCAGAAATATATAACTGTATCATTTTCAGGATCTTTCTGGAGATAAGGTTGTATTTGTATATAATTTAGAAATAAGAACGTACCGGGATTGCACTATTGCCTGGTATACCAATGGACACTGCTTCGCTTTGATATTCAATAGGTGAGTGGTCCGACGGCGGCCAGCCGTCAGACCACTCCCATTTTAAAGGGATACCGCACTCGTATTAAAAGAATTTTTTAATCTTGGATTTTGGATTTTTGAGTTCACGTTATTCAATACCATAGCGGGTTTGAAACGAAATAGGACCTTCTTGAAATCCGGCTGGACCCCAAAATGTCGGTTTGGAACTTGGCGTTTATAGCCGCTTCTTTGTAACCTGCTTAATATGATATTCAACATTTGGGAACCGGTGGAATGAACAGCTCCGGAACCCAGGCAAACTTTTACTGAAAGATGGAATTGAACAAGTACAGCAAAACGCTCACTCAGGACCCTACACAGCCTGCCACCCAGGCACAGTTGTATGGTATTGGCTTAACAGATGAGGACCTGAAGAAAGCGCAGGTGGGCATTGCCAGCATGGGATATGATGGCAACACCTGTAATATGCACCTGAATGAACTGGCACAAGAGGTCAAGAAAGGGGTCTGGGCGAATGATCTGGTCGGATTAACCTTCCATACCATAGGCGTCAGCGATGGTATGACCAATGGTACTCCAGGTATGCGCTATTCGCTTGTCAGCCGTGACGTGATTGCTGATTCCATCGAAACTGTTGTGGGTGGCCAATATTATGATGGCCTCATCACTGTACCTGGCTGTGATAAAAATATGCCAGGCTCCCTGATGGCAATGGGTCGCTTAAACCGCCCTGCTATCATGGTTTATGGTGGTTCTACCTCTCCTGGTCATTATAAAGGAAAGGACCTGAACATCATCTCCGCTTTTGAGGCACTTGGCCAGAAAATGGCGGGTAACCTGGACGATGTGGATTATAAAGGTATCATTATGAATTCCTGCCCTGGCGCTGGTGCCTGCGGTGGTATGTATACCGCTAATACGATGAGCTCCGCTATCGAAGCCATGGGTATGAGCCTTCCATATAGTTCTTCTACTCCTGCCCAGAGCGAAGCAAAAAGAGAAGAATGTAGAACAGCAGGTAAATATATCCGCCTGTTGCTCGAAAAAGATATTAAGCCAAGAGACATTATGACCCTCCAGGCTTTTGAAAATGCTGCTGTCGTAATTATGGCCATGGGTGGTAGCACCAATGCTGTGCTGCACATGATCGCCATTGCAAAATCAGTAGGCGTGAAGTTTACCATTGATGATTTTCAGCGTATCAGCGACAGCACGCCGCTGATTGCCGACCTGAAACCAAGTGGTAAATACCTGATGGAAGACCTGCACAAGATTGGGGGTGTTCCATTGGTAATGAAATACCTGCTGAAAGCGGGCTTGCTCCATGGTGATTGTATGACCGTGACCGGCAAAACGATTGCAGAAAACCTGGAAAGTGTGCCGGATCTGGATTTCGAAAGCCAGGACATCATCGTTCCGGTAGAGAAGCCACTGAAAGCATCAGGTCACATCCAGATCCTGTATGGTAACCTGGCCGAACTGGGTTCTGTGGCAAAGATCACTGGTAAGGAAGGTGAATTCTTCCGTGGTCCTGCAAGGACCTTTGACGGAGAATATGAACTGATTGCTGGCATCACCAGTGGCCGTGTAAAGAGCGGTGATGTAGTGGTGATCCGCAACGTAGGTCCGAAAGGTGCACCGGGTATGCCTGAGATGCTGAAACCAACCTCCGCCATCATGGGTGTGGGTCTGGGTAAGAGCGTGGCACTGATCACTGATGGCCGTTTCTCTGGTGGTACCCACGGTTTCGTGGTAGGTCACATCACCCCTGAAGCGGTAGAAGGTGGTTTGATCGGCCTGGTTGAAGACAATGATATTATAGAAATTGACGCAAAACATAACACCATTAAGCTGGAAGTAAGCGAGGAAGAAATCGCTGCACGCCGCGCCAAATGGGTAAAACCTGCCCTGAAGGTAAATAGTGGAGTATTATATAAATACGCAAAACTCGTTTCAAATGCAACAGAAGGATGTGTTACCGATGAAGCCTGAGCCGGCTAAACAGCCAGCAGTGGCTACTGCGGAAAAACTACATATTACAGGTTCCGAAGCCGTAATCCGCTCACTGATTGCAGAAGATGTGAAAACCATTTTCGGCTATCCAGGTGGGGCCATTATGCCAATTTATGATGCCCTTTACGATTTTCAGGATGAGGTTCATCACATATTAGTACGCCACGAACAGGGCGCTACCCATGCTGCGCAGGGCTATGCCCGTACCTCCGGTAAAACAGGGGTGGTATTTGCCACTTCAGGTCCGGGTGCTACCAACCTGGTAACCGGCCTGGCAGATGCTTATATGGATTCTACTCCAATGGTATGTATCACTGGCCAGGTGGCTGCTCACCTGTTGGGTACCGATGCTTTCCAGGAAACTGACGTGATCGGGATTACCATTCCTATTACTAAATGGAATATCCAGGTAACCCGTGCGGAAGATATTCCGGGGGCTATTGCAAAAGCATTTTACATTGCAGCCAGCGGTCGTCCGGGCCCGGTACTGGTAGATATTACCAAGAATGCACAGGTAGCTAAGTTCGATTTTGAATATAGCAAATGTGAATATATCCGCAGTTATCACCCTGTTCCAAAGCTGAACAACGAAGCGGTGAAATATGCAGCTGCCCTGGTCAACGAAGCTAAGAGACCTTATATCCTTTGTGGACATGGGGTACTGCTGGCTGGCGCTGAAAAAGAGCTGATAGCCCTGGCAGAAAAAGCAGGTATTCCTATCGCTTCTACACTTTTAGGTCTTTCTGCTGTTCCGGTAGATCATCCTAATTATGTAGGCTTCCTGGGTATGCATGGCAACTATGCACCTAACATCAAGACCGATGAATGTGATGTTGTCATTGCTGTAGGTATGCGCTTTGACGACCGTGTAACCGGTGATGTGACTAAATATGTAAAACAAGCGAAGGTTATCCACATCGAAATCGATGCTGCTGAGATCAACAAGATCATCACTGCAGAAGTAGGTATACATGCGGATGCTAAAACTGCGCTGCAGGCCCTGTTGCCACTGGTGAAAGAAGCAAAACACGACGAGTGGATTGCTGGTTTCAGAGAGGCTGATAAGCAGGAAGAAGTGAAAGTAAACCGCGGTGAACTGTATCCAACCGAAGGCCAGTTGAAAATGGCGGAAGTAGTACGCCTCATTTCTGAGCGTACCGAAGGTAAAGCAGTACTGGTTACAGACGTAGGTCAGCACCAGATGATTGCTTCCCGTTACTATCGCTTCAAGGATCCGAATACCAATATCACCAGTGGTGGTATGGGTACCATGGGCTTTGCACTGCCAGCAGCAATGGGTGCCAAGATGGGTACGCCGGAGAAAGAGGTGGTAGCTGTGATCGGGGATGGTTGTTTCCAGATGACCTTACAGGAATTAGGTACGATTTACCAGTCACAGATTGGTGTGAAGATCGTGATCCTGAACAATAACTTCCTGGGTATGGTGCGTCAGTGGCAGCAATTGTTCCATGACAAGCGTTATTCTTCTACCGAAATGACGAACCCTGACTTCGTGCAGATCGCTAAAGGGTTTTACATTCCGGGCAAGAAGGTAACTGACCGTGCGGATATTGTGGCAGCGATTGATGAAATGATCAGCCATGATGGCGCTTACCTGTTGGAGGTAATCGTAGAGAAGGAAGACAACGTATTCCCGATGATACCAGCCGGTGCGCCAATTGCAAATATCAGGCTCGAGTAGTAAACCTTTTTAACAACGAAGAATTAATATGCAAAAAGAATATACAATAACGGTATATACAGAAGACAGGATCGGTATCACGAACCGTATCACTGTTATCTTTACACGCCGTCGTATCAATATCACCAGCCTCACTACCGCACCGACGGAGATTGAAGGTGTTTATAAGTTTATCATCACTGTACTGGCGGAAAGATCACTGCTGGATAAGGTAATAGGTCAGATTGAGCGCCTGGTGGAAATTCATCGTGCGTTTGTACACGAAGAGGACGAAGTGGTGTACCAGGAACTGGCACTGTACAAGATATCGACAAAAGCATTGAAGAACGGCAGTATTGAAAAGCTGATCCGTGAAAATGCAGCAAGAATTCTGACAATTACAGACGAATACTTTGTATTGGAGAAAACTGGTCACCAGGAGGAGCTGATAGCGCTGCAGGCGGAATTGGCACCTTATGGATTGATAGAGTATACCAAAAGCGGTCGCGTAGCGATCGTGAAATGGAGTCGTCGCTTCCACGACCATCTGAAAGATTTGTCCGAACAGGAGGCAGATGATCTGGCGGAAGTGGATTATACTCACGGGCAGCCAGGTTCCCATCAGGAAGAGAGTATCTAATAAACTATAATCAATTCATTAGGGCTGACCATACAGGTCAGCCCTAATTCTTATCTCAATCACATGTCTCAGGTATTAACAAGTGTTAATCCGCTCAATATTCTCGATGCAGCGGTGAAGTTGAAACCAGTGGTGAACAGAACACCCCTGACCTATAGTCAAACATTGTCACGCAGGTACAATGCTGATATTTACTTGAAAAGAGAAGACATGCAGATTGTACGCTCGTATAAACTACGCGGGGCTTACAACAAGATCAGTAGCCTGGATAAAGAGCTGCTGGGCAAAGGTGTAACCTGTGCGAGTGCCGGCAATCATGCCCAGGGCGTTGCATATGCATGTCGTCAGCTGGATATTAAAGGTGTAATTTTCATGCCGATTATTACCCCCAAGCAGAAGGTGAACCAGGTAAATATGTTTGGCGGAGATAATATTGAGATCAGGCTGGTGGGAGATACATTTGATGATTGTGCCACCGAGGCACAGGCTTATACAAAGGCGCATGGCATGACGTTCGTCGCTCCTTTTGACGATCCAAAGATCATAGAAGGCCAGGGAACAGTTGCCGTAGAGGTGCTGGAAGATCTGTCTCAGGTTGATTACATCTTTGTGCCTATCGGTGGTGGTGGCTTAGCTGCCGGTACCGGTACCTATTTTAAAACATACAGCCCACATACCAAGGTGATTGGGGTAGAACCATCGGGTGCTGCGTCTATGACTGCTGCACTGAAAAAAGG
This window of the Chitinophaga sancti genome carries:
- the ilvA gene encoding threonine ammonia-lyase IlvA; this translates as MSQVLTSVNPLNILDAAVKLKPVVNRTPLTYSQTLSRRYNADIYLKREDMQIVRSYKLRGAYNKISSLDKELLGKGVTCASAGNHAQGVAYACRQLDIKGVIFMPIITPKQKVNQVNMFGGDNIEIRLVGDTFDDCATEAQAYTKAHGMTFVAPFDDPKIIEGQGTVAVEVLEDLSQVDYIFVPIGGGGLAAGTGTYFKTYSPHTKVIGVEPSGAASMTAALKKGEPVTLDEIERFVDGAAVKRVGALNFEICKDVLDKMHTVAEGKVCTTILKLYNEDAIVVEPAGALSIAALDDFAKEIEGKKVVCVVSGGNNDIDRMQEIKERSLLFEGLKHYFIIRFVQRPGALKEFVNHVLGPDDDITRFEFIQKHNKETGPALIGVELKRKEDYDILVANFKKYGIHYTALNEDDNLFGYLV